TTACCCTCATTCAATAAAAACTAACTACCTCGCAATTATTTTACATAttgtaaaatatttttctgCATCAATTCATACATCacattacacaaaaaaaaaaaaaaaaaatcagcacaCAAATGCACTATTAACACGGGTCAGGAATTGCGCAGGGCCCCCTGactagtatatatataatatagtaGGCTGAATGAAATTTAGGCGTGTTAGTTGGGTatccattagaaaaacccattGTAAAATGACAATTATGACTCTTGATTGAACATTTGTTGTTGGAATATGTTTTACATAGCTAACTTCATTTGTTTGGGCAACTACACGCTCGAAACAAAATGTAATGTGCCTTTAAGATTCTTTTCTATTGCTGAAGTTAGTgtggaaaatgaaaagaaatattaTTGTAAgttaagaaaatatcatgattGACGTAACATTTTTCTAATGTGAAAGTAGAATGAAAGGAAGAAATATTCAATAAATAAGATAATAGCCATTAACTTCGTCCCACATTGCCTTAATATTTTGAAAGCTACAGAACAACCTATACAAAGTttagagtttttatttttatttttattttttggtcaaTCGTCATCCCTACtcctactctatcctaatctaacTAAGGGGAGGCCCAACTAGGCTTATGGGGACCAATGGGGACAGAACCATTGCCCCCTTTGAAACTATTGGAATTTTTTACAGTTACCTTCTCCATTTCTACAATGAAACCTTGAAAGAAAGTATAATAATAGTACTATTTGTAAGTCCTTTCTAATTAACCTTATTTTGCTTAATATTGAACTCCACTTATGTGTCTAAGCATATAAATTACAAGCAAATTGAAAATCATTGGATCGTTTGGCCAAATACACATTAATTATCTATTGTATATATGAATGTACATCTCATAGATTTATGCATAATATTAACTATTGTAtaattttataccattagatGACCCGATAACTATTAAATGCATAATAAATGACAACCTATACAccattcttattttattttggcaATATTGAATAAATTGCTTCATGTCTATTAACCTTATGAGAAACATTTAGTTGAGCTAAAAGTTCACAAACCACAAGTTgtaaatttaatataaattattgtATCCTATGACCGAAGATCCTGGCTTAGCCACCGCCCCTAGAGGAatgttattttataaaaataaaattctacCCCAACCTTTATATGGTGGAATCTTTCAAAGAGGTAAactgtgaattttttttattcatagaggcaaagtgcaattttttttaTGCTCTTTGATTTTAGAATCTTTGCTCATGCCACTCATGGTCTCTCATCCTTTAGGTTTTGGACTATTCCCAATGgagttaaataaaaaaaaattcaataaccTAGCTGACTATATATAAATGTCACTAACCACTAAGCTATACTCGTTAGTCGTTAAGAGTTTATTTTTTCATAACAAGTGAAGTTAAAACATCTAAATATAGGGGATAAAATATATGTCAATGTCTGCAATAATTATGTGAATCCTAGTTTTATTTAGCAATGGTTGTTGACTTTGCAGTACCATTCCACACTTTGCAGGAATCTAAATATTTTGGATGTTTGAAGAAAGTTAAGCTGAAAGCTCCAAAACCATTGGATGGTCAAATGTTGAAATCACAAGTACGTTAAAAATAATTCTGGATCTCTGACTTTAGCCATTCCACTGTAGAATGATGTTCACATTTAAAAGCAGAGGTTTGTATAGCAAAGTAAACATTCATCTATGCAAGCATAGCTCAAAATTCCATAGCAGAATAAAATTCTTATATCAGTTCCTACACTTCAAAGATGAAGAAGACAAagcttgtttttgttccatcaCCAGGCATAGGTCACCTAATATCCACAGTTGAGCTCTCCAAGCGCTTAACTGAAAGAGATGATCAGCTATCAATATTTGTTCTGGTCATAAGCTCACCTGTTGGCCCAGACTTGGAGTCCTACACTCAACAAGTGGCTGCTTCAAACACTGGTATTCAATTCATCAACATTCCTCGAGTAGATCCGAATCTACCACAGGTCTGGAGCTCCCCAGAAAACCTTTATGCTCTCTATTTGGAAAGCCATAAATCCCATGTCAAAACAGCAATAATTGATCAAGTACTAGTATCAGAATCCATCACTTCTCTTGCCGGGATAGTTGTTGATCTATTCTGTAGTTCGATGGTTGATGTAGCGAATGAGCTTGGAGTTCCTTCATATGTGTTCTTCCCCTCTGGCTGTGCCTATCTTGGCTTCATGTTTTATCTTCCAATTCACTATAGCCAATATGGAAGAGAGTTCGAGACTTCAGATTCTGATTCAATTATTCCAACTTATTCTCACCCTATACCTTCAAAGGTTATACCTTCTTATGCATTTAACAAGCATGGTGGCTATTCCTCATTCGTAAAACATGCTACCAAGTTCAAGGAGACAAAAGGACTCATCATAAACACGTTTGCAGAATTAGAACCTCATGCTGTGGATCAATTGAAATTCGATGCTGAAACACCGCCAATCTACACGGTTGGACCCCTGCTCGACCTGGAGGGCAGAAAGCGAGAGCCTGATCacgaaaaaataataaaatggcTAGATGATCAGCCTCCATCATCAGTTATATTTCTCTGTTTTGGAAGCATGGGTACTTTTGAGCCTGACCAGTTAGCAGAAATGGCACTTGCACTCGAGCGGAGTGGATACAGATTCTTGTGGTCAGTCCGGTTATCAAAGGCCTATACAAAAGGGACAGGTGAACATTCCAATATTTCTGAGATGTTGCCGCAAGGTTTCTTAGAACGCGTCGAAAATCGAGGATTGGTGAGTAGTTGGGCACCACAAATGGAGGTGCTGGCTCATGAAGCAGTTGGGGGATTTGTATCTCATTGTGGCTGGAACTCTATACTAGAAAGCCTGTGGCATGGGGTGCCTGTTGCAACATGGCCTGTATATGCTGAGCAACAAATCAATGCGTTCGAGTTGGTAAGAGAATTGGAACTGGCTATGGACTTGAAAATGGATTATCGAATGGAAAATGCACAGAATCTTGTAGTGGCTGAGGAAATCGAGAAAGCTATCAGATGCTTGATGGACACAGAGAATCCGACAAGAAAAAGAGTTCAAGAAATGAAGGAGATGAGCAGAAAGGCCATTGAAAATGGGGGTTCTTCATTCATTTCACTTGGACGTTTGATTGAAGATATACACATCAACATTGGAAAAGATAAGGGAAGTTTCTAAGTTTTTTCAGTTCTTATTGTCACTTGATCATCAATCAACAGATGAAgggaagtttcttcaacttcctttctttttgctttatTGGTTTAATATTAGTTCTTTCTCAATCCATCTAATTGGGACCACGGCCAGGAACGGTTGTACCTCGGTTTTATGCATTTTGCACATCGCATAATTTTGTTTGCACACGGCGTAACATTTTTTGCACAACgtataattttataataattttttattagcCCCACACACGTTGTTAAAAACGAGATATAAGAAATGAACTAGATCGTACAATTTTTTTGGACCAAATCTTGACCGTGAACAGCTATGACCGCTCCTGCCTCTCATTCATCTAATTGTCACATTTGTGTGGTAAACACAAATTAGTATTGTTTTTCATCCTTTATGTGGTCATACTTATGCTTTCAAATCTATTTTTGCTTTTGTAAACCTTTCCAGTTAaatacttttcatttttcatttttcattttttccgcTAAATATTATAAACTTGGTGGTTCATATGTCTCTTCTAagatttgtaagtaaaattttcTCCATAATTATCTTTTTGATTTCATATGGTGATCATTATGCTGTTACTCTCAATtggaatgaaaattgagattgtCCCGAAGCTTGTAGTTCACTTGTTATACATCTTATGTTTACTACTTATTTCGTATATATAAAATCAATACTATACATTTGTTATACATCTTAAGTTTGATTTCCTATCAACCCGGTTTCGAACCTCTTGTGGAACATTCATTGTCATATAAGATTTCTCCAGTGCATCTTACCCTTCTGTGTGGTTGGCGGGTTATTATATGAGATGAAATTTATCTAATGCGTACTCTCAAATAGTAATTGCcgtggtaaaaaaaaaaaaaaaaaaaaactctacacTGGGCCTCAcacatcaaagttttaaaaaattggCCTAGGTCATGGTCAAGAACTTTCCCACATTGCGCCTTCTTCCCAGTTCCCAGAGTCGTgtcaaataaaaaaagaaatgagagtCGTGTCaagttttttctcttttacttTTTGATACGAGTCATGTCACGAGTGAAAGTTCTTCAATGAATTAATTATTGAATCTAATATGACTAGATCTAAGTTTGGCCGCCAGTCACTGGCAATGtccaataataaaaaatgaactTCAAGATGACTTTCTTTCCCCGATTGAGAACTTTGAGGAACAATTTAAAATTCATTCAAATCGTTCTAATTATTTAAATTACTTAATAGAcatttaaatttataatatatcaactattaaaatttattttaaatattagaataatttataatttataaatttaaatatcTCCTAAATAATATTAAACAACTAGAGAAATTTAAAAGGATCTCAAATTTTTTGACAAATCCCTCAATCAAAAAAATAGTTCGATAGTTTCGACACTCTTCAACACATATACATAAAGATCGACTCAGAGACTACAATATGTGTTTATAAAAAGGTGagttaaaaaatgtatttataatcaagcaaaatattatttgaaaaaatttgcttTTTAAACACCGACTTTGAAAAATTTGCTGTATGTAAGAtggttgggaatataaaaaagtgAGTTGAAAAATGTGCTtataatcaagcaaaatattatttgaaaaaatttgcttTTTAAACACTAACTTTGAATATATTTGACATTAGCAAagcttttttattaaaaaaaatcgaGAAATAGTCAATCAAAGTGTTTGGTAATCATGAAGATGTGAAATAGGTCACCACTAATGAAATGAAGTAGGGTTATCTAGCCGAAAATCGTGTtgaccaaaaaaacaaaaacagctatttagaattttatttattttagaagttgattttttatttaataaatagaTTAGAATTGATGTTAAAGTTGGTTTAGAAAATAAGTTGAGTTGTGTTTAGATATTAGTATTGGAATAAGTTATATGGCTTTTTTATCTATTCAAGGACTTGAAATCCTAAGTTTgtatttgaggaaaaaaatcAATTCGTTGAATAAATTATTGATCCTTTCGAGCCTTCCTTATTcttgatattttgaaatgttCTGCCGTTTGAagctttttcttcatttattgtttggatagagtattatttgaaataattattatagtatGTTTTGTGATTTGATGTACGTAAGAtagttgggaatataaaaaagtgagttaaaaaatgtgtttatgatacaagtaaaatattatttgaaaaaatttgctatccaaacactgactttgaaaaaatttgacattagcaaagcatttttatataaaaaaaaaatcaagaaatagtcaATCAAAGTGTTTGGTAATCACGATGATGTGAAATAGATCACCACTAATGAAATGAGGTAGGGTTATCTCGCCGAAAATTgtgttgaccaaaaaaaaacaattatttAGAATTTCAGTTATTTTAGAAgttgattttttatttaataaatagaTTAGAATTGGTGTTAAAGTTGGTTTGGAACATATAGTTGAGTTGTGTTTAGATATTAGTATTGGAATAagttacatggctttatttatctatttaagGACTTGAAATCCTGACTTGAAATCCTAAGTTTTTATTTGAGGAAGAAAAATCAATTTGTTGAATAAATTATTGATCCTTCTGAGCCTTTCTTATTCTTGATATTTTGATATGTTCTGCCATTTGAAGCTTTTGCTTCATttattgtttggatagagtattatttgaaataatcaatataatactttttgtgatgtgatgtatgtaagatagttgagaatataaaagatgagttggaaaatgtgtttatgatacaagtaaaatattatttagaaaaatttgctatccaaacactgactttgaaaatatttgacattagcaaagcttttttgaaaaaaatccagaaatagTCAATCAAAGTGTTTGGTAATCATGAAAATGTGAAATAGGTCACCACTAATGAAATGAAGTAGGGTTATCTAGCCGAAAATGatgttgataaaaaaaaaacagctatttagaattttagttattttagaagttgattttttatttgataattagATTAGAATTGATGTTAAAGTTGGCTTAGAAAATATACTTGTTTGTGTTTAGATATTAGTTTTGGAATAagttacatggctttatttatctatttaagGACTTGAAATCCTAAGTTTGTattagagggaaaaaaaaaatcaattcgTTGAATAAATTATTGATCCTTCCGAGCCTTCCTTATTCTTGATATTTTGATATGTTCTGCCGTTTGAAGCTTTTCCTTCATTTATTGTGACTAATCAAAGTCAACCAAAGTCCACGGAACCTTGCAGCACACGAAGGCATACGTCTAGTTCATATTTGGATGCCTTGTTTCTTGATATGAGAATTATAATACTTCcgctacattttttttttttttttgcgctaACAAGTGGCACCAAAACCCTTGATTTAAGAGTTTGATTCTAAGATATTTTTGGAACTTGAAGGGTGTGTAAAATTTATGATAGAAGACCATGAACCATAGAAGTGTATAGAAACTGTGGTAAAGTATTCGTGTATTGAAAAATTGGACCACAAAAGTTTGATCTTAGGGTACTCGTTCGTTAATTAATAATAAGGAAAAAAAGTTACCTAATTGAACAAAAATCTAAAAAGAGGGAAAACTGTTGAAATTGTTGGTGTTGATAGTGAGTGATAAGAAATTATTGTGTCGTGTAATGATCAATAAAGAAAGTCCTGCCAACTTGTTATAGTTGATTCCACAGTGGAGTTTGATCGAGACTAAGTCAAGGAAGCCAACAAATTCAAACAACGAAGCAAAAAATACTTGTGAAGGTAGGTAAAATATTTTGAGTTGCAATGGAGAGAGAATTTGTCAATGGtgaaaaattaacaattttgtACACACTGAGTACTATTGAAGAAAGATTAGAATGGGatgaaataatgaaaaaatatctcaaaaggTGTTGTTTGGGTAATATTCTTGAACTAAATCTTTTCAATGGTTTGTCTTAAAgaagataagaaaaaaaaaaagacaaattttTTTCCCAGGATTTTGCAGAAATCCATGGTTGAAGAATGTTATGCGAGACTCTTAATTGATTCTCAATCACCTTGAATATCTTTGGTCAGATCTCTGCTATATTTTGACCGAACTTGATTATGAATTTGTTCATAAGTCAAACTTGATTTGACATGAAAAATTAATTAGGAAGAAGATGTGTTTTTTGATGATGAAAAAAGTACTTGTATAATTTTTGATATAGTTGAAAATCTTGATCTGCATACATTATTTGGGATGattgatgaagaagaaattgtaaGTGATTGCATTAACTTGGTTGTGGATGAAAATGTAATAGAAATTGCTGGTGATTATGGAATGGATGAATCCATTAGCAATCATGGAATTAGAAATTATTTGCGAAAGGAAAGGAGGAAAGGAATGAATTATTGTCAAAAATTCTGTGGAAGATTATTATGGATATGGAGGCACTAATGGTGAATGGGTCAACATGGATGAATTTTTGGGTCAAGTTGGATCAGTAGCCGAATTGTGTGCaaagtagggctgcaaacgagtcgagtcgagtcgagttttgagctaatcaagccgagtctcgactaaattttatcaagctcgagctcgacgagccgacaattttcgagctcgagctcgacttgattcaagtcgagccgagttaaagctcgaaaaaaataaaaaataaatatatttttttaaaaaaataaattaaataatatgttttttgaataaataataaaatattaagaatatatacgtaattttactatgaaaataaaaaataaaaaaatatatatataatatacgtaattttattattaaataaaaataaaaataaaaaaaatatatatatatactcaagctcgcgagcttaatattcttagctcgagtttgactcgagccggctcgagctcgactcgaaccctcgcgagcagctcgattcgtttgcagccctaatgCAAAGTATGCCTAACACCCCTTGGTGAAAATGAAGATAAAGATTAAATTGGAGTTGTACTTGAATTATACTAATATAGTGGCTGCAATAACAATTGAAACTCATGATAGCATTGGAGAATAAAACATTAAGAGTTTGGTTTAAAAAAAGTaatattgacaaaaaaaaacaagctaattagaattttaattattttagaagttgattttttatttggtaattaGATTAGAATTGATATTAAAGTTGGTTTAAAAAATACAGTTGAGTTATGCTTAGGTATTAGTATTGGAATAGGTTATATGGGTTTATTTGTCTATTTAAGAACTTGAAATCCTGAGTTTgtatttaagtaaaaaaaaaatcaattcattgaataaatcatttattttttttttataagaaaacaaacagaaaaatttTATTCCTGAAATTGCTGTAAATCGTCCAACACGATTTGCTTAACAAAATTTGGAGGAGCATTCCAAAGAGATTTATAAGGGTTGGCATTCTTTGCTCGATTGGCTAAGATATGCGCAACCTTGTTTGCCTCAATTGGAATCCATTTGACATCAATACAAAGTTGATCTAGTAAGGCTAAGTATATATCCTCAAGAATCAGGCCTAAGTCAGACAGGATGTTTTCCTTATGAAGAATGAGTTTAATAATTGAAGCTGCATCTCCCTCCAAAATAAAGCTTGGGATCATTAGATTTCTTGCCAAGTAGACCACTTCCCTAGCAACATGGGCTTCCGCTATTTCTACACTCACCGAACCAACGAATTTCTTTGCAAGGCCAGCCATAAAAGAGCCTTCATGGTCTCGGACCACTACCCCAATGCCAAAGATTGTTTGAGCT
The Coffea arabica cultivar ET-39 chromosome 6c, Coffea Arabica ET-39 HiFi, whole genome shotgun sequence genome window above contains:
- the LOC113693140 gene encoding UDP-glycosyltransferase 71K1-like; translation: MKKTKLVFVPSPGIGHLISTVELSKRLTERDDQLSIFVLVISSPVGPDLESYTQQVAASNTGIQFINIPRVDPNLPQVWSSPENLYALYLESHKSHVKTAIIDQVLVSESITSLAGIVVDLFCSSMVDVANELGVPSYVFFPSGCAYLGFMFYLPIHYSQYGREFETSDSDSIIPTYSHPIPSKVIPSYAFNKHGGYSSFVKHATKFKETKGLIINTFAELEPHAVDQLKFDAETPPIYTVGPLLDLEGRKREPDHEKIIKWLDDQPPSSVIFLCFGSMGTFEPDQLAEMALALERSGYRFLWSVRLSKAYTKGTGEHSNISEMLPQGFLERVENRGLVSSWAPQMEVLAHEAVGGFVSHCGWNSILESLWHGVPVATWPVYAEQQINAFELVRELELAMDLKMDYRMENAQNLVVAEEIEKAIRCLMDTENPTRKRVQEMKEMSRKAIENGGSSFISLGRLIEDIHINIGKDKGSF
- the LOC140008680 gene encoding uncharacterized protein; its protein translation is MALNNRNYALFNGKIRHPLSLVNLAAHSLSEFHEANTRPIMTPPQTARLRWSAPPSLHFKINFDAAISTAQTIFGIGVVVRDHEGSFMAGLAKKFVGSVSVEIAEAHVAREVVYLARNLMIPSFILEGDAASIIKLILHKENILSDLGLILEDIYLALLDQLCIDVKWIPIEANKVAHILANRAKNANPYKSLWNAPPNFVKQIVLDDLQQFQE